A window from Actinomycetota bacterium encodes these proteins:
- the glpK gene encoding glycerol kinase GlpK, which produces MVDYVGAVDQGTTSTRFMVFDHSGSVVGVDQKEHEQIYPKPGWVEHDPMEIIARTHDVIDDGLKKAGITASDLAAVGITNQRETTVVWDRTTGKPIYNALVWQDTRTQGVVDELSADGGQDRFREKAGLPLATYFSGTKAKWLLENVEGARAKAEAGDLLFGNIDTWVMWNLTGGMDGGVHVTDVSNASRTMLMNLETLDWDDELLEAFGIPRSMLPTIQPSSAVYGQLKGTLEGISVAGDLGDQQAATFGQAAYDIGDAKNTYGTGNFMLLNTGTEIVPSKSGLLTTLGWKLGDQPAIYCLEGSIAITGALVQWLRDNLGLIKSSPEVEDLAKTVDDNGGTYFVPAFSGLFAPYWRGDARGAIVGLTRYVKKGHIARAALEATAWQTREVVDAMEADSGVKLKELKVDGGMVYNDLLMQFQADSLQVPVIRPKVAETTALGAAYAAGLAVGFWDSYDDLRKNWGKDKEWTPQMEASEIEREYAQWKKAVTRTFDWVE; this is translated from the coding sequence ATGGTGGACTACGTTGGCGCGGTCGACCAGGGCACGACGAGCACCAGGTTCATGGTCTTCGACCACAGCGGCAGCGTCGTTGGGGTGGATCAGAAAGAGCATGAGCAGATCTATCCGAAGCCCGGCTGGGTCGAACACGACCCAATGGAGATCATCGCCCGAACGCACGACGTCATCGACGACGGGCTGAAGAAGGCCGGGATCACCGCAAGCGATCTGGCGGCGGTTGGCATCACCAACCAGCGCGAGACGACGGTTGTGTGGGACCGAACCACCGGAAAGCCGATCTACAACGCGTTGGTATGGCAGGACACGCGCACGCAGGGCGTCGTCGACGAGCTCTCCGCGGACGGCGGACAGGACCGGTTCCGCGAGAAGGCGGGCCTGCCGCTGGCGACGTACTTCTCCGGGACCAAGGCCAAGTGGCTGCTCGAGAACGTCGAGGGGGCCCGGGCGAAGGCCGAGGCCGGCGACCTGCTCTTCGGCAACATCGACACGTGGGTGATGTGGAACCTCACCGGCGGTATGGACGGCGGCGTCCACGTCACCGACGTCTCGAACGCGAGCCGGACGATGCTCATGAACCTGGAGACACTCGACTGGGACGACGAGCTGCTCGAGGCGTTCGGCATCCCGCGCTCGATGCTGCCCACCATCCAGCCCTCCTCCGCTGTGTACGGGCAGCTGAAGGGGACGCTCGAGGGCATCTCGGTCGCCGGTGACCTCGGCGACCAGCAAGCGGCAACGTTCGGCCAGGCCGCCTACGACATCGGCGACGCCAAGAACACGTATGGCACGGGCAACTTCATGCTGCTCAACACAGGCACCGAGATCGTGCCGAGCAAGAGCGGTCTGTTGACGACGCTCGGATGGAAGCTCGGCGACCAGCCCGCGATTTACTGCCTGGAGGGCTCGATCGCCATCACCGGTGCACTAGTCCAGTGGCTGCGGGACAACCTCGGCCTGATCAAGAGCTCGCCCGAGGTGGAGGACCTGGCGAAGACCGTCGATGACAACGGCGGCACCTACTTCGTGCCGGCGTTCTCGGGACTGTTCGCGCCCTACTGGCGCGGCGATGCCCGCGGCGCCATCGTCGGACTCACCCGCTACGTCAAGAAGGGCCACATCGCCCGAGCGGCGCTCGAGGCGACGGCGTGGCAGACGCGCGAGGTGGTCGACGCGATGGAGGCGGACTCCGGCGTCAAGCTGAAGGAGCTGAAGGTCGACGGCGGCATGGTCTACAACGACCTGCTGATGCAGTTCCAGGCCGACTCGTTGCAGGTCCCGGTGATCCGTCCGAAGGTCGCGGAGACGACGGCGCTCGGCGCGGCGTACGCGGCCGGACTCGCTGTGGGCTTCTGGGACTCCTACGACGACCTTCGGAAGAACTGGGGCAAGGACAAGGAGTGGACGCCCCAGATGGAAGCCTCGGAGATCGAGCGCGAGTACGCGCAGTGGAAGAAGGCAGTGACGCGCACGTTCGATTGGGTGGAGTGA
- the dhaL gene encoding dihydroxyacetone kinase subunit DhaL: protein MAATEERVSVGYDDVERAIRAFAAVVAENKEFLTQLDSAIGDADHGINMNRGMNAVLGKLEGQPRGDIGALFKTTGMTLVSTVGGAGGPLYGTLFLQLGAALTGKQTIESSDWAAALDAAVTGVQARGKAEPNDKTMIDALVPARDAFKAALGDAASFADALRRAAEAAEEGVKATVPLVARKGRASYLGERSAGHQDPGATSSWLLVKTIADTWTQRVKEPR from the coding sequence GTGGCGGCGACGGAGGAACGTGTGAGCGTCGGTTACGACGACGTCGAACGTGCGATCCGCGCGTTCGCCGCCGTCGTCGCGGAGAACAAGGAGTTCCTGACGCAGCTGGACTCCGCGATCGGCGACGCGGACCACGGGATCAACATGAACCGCGGGATGAACGCGGTGCTCGGCAAGCTGGAGGGTCAACCGAGGGGCGATATCGGCGCCCTGTTCAAGACGACCGGCATGACGCTCGTCTCGACCGTCGGGGGCGCCGGCGGTCCTCTGTATGGAACGCTGTTCCTCCAGCTCGGCGCGGCGCTCACCGGTAAGCAGACGATCGAATCATCCGATTGGGCAGCCGCGCTCGATGCGGCCGTCACGGGCGTCCAGGCCCGCGGCAAGGCCGAGCCGAACGACAAGACCATGATCGACGCGCTCGTCCCCGCCCGCGACGCGTTCAAGGCCGCGCTCGGCGACGCTGCGTCGTTCGCGGACGCGTTGCGGCGCGCAGCGGAGGCGGCGGAGGAGGGGGTGAAGGCGACGGTTCCGCTCGTCGCACGCAAGGGGCGCGCGAGCTACCTCGGGGAGCGGAGCGCCGGACATCAGGATCCCGGAGCGACCTCTTCGTGGCTGCTGGTGAAGACGATCGCGGACACGTGGACGCAACGCGTAAAGGAACCACGGTGA
- the dhaK gene encoding dihydroxyacetone kinase subunit DhaK has product MKKLINKPEGVVGEELQGIEKAHPDLVRVFYDPNYIVRADAPVQGKVALVSGGGSGHEPMHGGFVGVGMLDAACPGEVFTSPTPDQMEAATKAVNGGAGVVHIVKNYTGDVMNFEMAADLCRAEGIDVESVLVDDDVAVQDSLYTAGRRGVGTTVLLEKIAGAAAEERRPLKEVADIAREVNANGRSMGMALTSCTVPAAGKPTFEIGDDEIEIGIGIHGEPGRERTKLKPAAEIVEIMATAVADDVPFKQGDQVLAFVNGMGGTPLIELYIVFNEVAKFLKGRGITIARNLIGSYITSLEMAGCSITLLKLSDELIRLWDAPVKTPGLRWGA; this is encoded by the coding sequence ATGAAGAAGCTGATCAACAAGCCCGAGGGCGTCGTAGGCGAAGAGCTGCAGGGCATCGAGAAGGCGCACCCGGACCTCGTGCGCGTCTTCTACGATCCGAACTACATCGTTCGCGCGGACGCACCGGTGCAGGGGAAGGTCGCGCTCGTCTCCGGCGGCGGTTCGGGACACGAGCCGATGCACGGCGGGTTCGTGGGTGTGGGAATGCTCGACGCGGCGTGTCCGGGTGAGGTATTCACCTCGCCGACCCCCGATCAGATGGAGGCGGCGACGAAGGCCGTGAACGGCGGCGCCGGCGTCGTCCACATCGTGAAGAACTACACCGGCGACGTCATGAACTTCGAGATGGCGGCGGATTTGTGCCGCGCCGAAGGGATCGACGTCGAATCGGTCCTCGTGGACGACGACGTCGCCGTGCAGGACAGCCTGTATACGGCGGGACGGCGAGGCGTCGGGACGACGGTCCTGCTCGAGAAGATCGCCGGCGCCGCCGCAGAGGAACGGCGCCCGCTGAAGGAGGTCGCGGATATCGCCCGCGAGGTGAACGCGAACGGCCGCAGCATGGGCATGGCGCTGACCTCGTGCACCGTTCCTGCGGCGGGCAAGCCGACCTTCGAGATCGGCGACGACGAGATAGAGATCGGCATCGGTATCCACGGCGAGCCGGGGCGCGAGCGGACCAAACTCAAGCCGGCAGCAGAGATCGTGGAGATCATGGCGACCGCGGTCGCCGACGATGTGCCGTTCAAGCAGGGTGATCAGGTGCTGGCGTTCGTGAACGGGATGGGTGGAACGCCGCTGATCGAGCTATACATCGTCTTCAACGAGGTAGCGAAGTTCCTGAAGGGCCGCGGCATCACGATCGCGCGGAACCTGATCGGCTCGTACATCACCTCGCTCGAGATGGCGGGCTGCTCGATCACCTTGCTGAAGCTGTCCGACGAGCTGATCCGGCTGTGGGACGCGCCGGTCAAGACGCCGGGCCTTCGCTGGGGCGCGTGA
- a CDS encoding MIP/aquaporin family protein, producing the protein MFLGEVVGTATLILFGDGVVAGVLLNKSKAQNAGWVVITFAWGLGVYMGVLTSLAVTGGVAHLNPAVTIGFAVADATEWADVPVLIAGEFIGAAIGAVLVWLAYLPHWEQTDDPGLKLAVFSTGPAIRNVPANLITEIIGTFILVFGIFALVPSLLGADAAGGADIGPLGVALLVVVIGMSLGGPTGYAINPARDLGPRIMHFVLPIAGKGDSDWSYSWVPVVGPVIGGIVGGLLGNAVFFQ; encoded by the coding sequence ATGTTCCTCGGCGAGGTCGTAGGGACCGCCACGCTGATCCTGTTCGGAGACGGGGTCGTAGCCGGGGTCCTGCTGAACAAATCCAAGGCGCAGAACGCCGGGTGGGTGGTCATCACCTTCGCGTGGGGACTCGGCGTGTACATGGGTGTGCTCACCAGCCTCGCCGTCACCGGCGGCGTCGCGCACCTCAACCCTGCCGTGACGATCGGGTTCGCCGTCGCGGACGCCACCGAGTGGGCCGACGTTCCGGTGCTGATCGCGGGCGAGTTCATCGGCGCCGCGATCGGCGCCGTCCTCGTGTGGCTCGCGTACCTGCCGCACTGGGAACAGACCGACGACCCGGGGCTGAAGCTCGCCGTGTTCTCGACGGGACCGGCGATCCGCAACGTTCCCGCGAACCTGATCACCGAGATCATCGGTACGTTCATCCTGGTGTTCGGGATCTTCGCCCTCGTGCCTTCGCTGCTCGGCGCCGACGCGGCGGGAGGGGCGGACATCGGTCCCCTCGGCGTGGCGCTGCTGGTGGTCGTCATCGGGATGTCGCTCGGCGGACCGACGGGCTATGCGATCAACCCCGCCAGGGACCTGGGTCCTCGCATCATGCACTTCGTCCTGCCGATCGCCGGCAAGGGCGATTCAGACTGGAGCTATTCGTGGGTCCCGGTCGTGGGCCCGGTCATCGGCGGCATCGTCGGTGGCCTCCTTGGCAACGCGGTGTTCTTCCAGTAG
- the dhaL gene encoding dihydroxyacetone kinase subunit DhaL, whose translation MGKDLEEVGRNGLGVGRPERLDGAFVARWIDDVARQIHRNRDYLTQLDAAIGDADHGVNMDRGFAAALRKIDEDASRPPGALLEVVGTTLVMSVGGAAGPLYGSAIRQMGRSLDTSETFDAEDLLVLLRAALEEIQRLGAAQPGDKTIVDALVPAIDAFERGLRSGEDFATVAGRARAAAEEGMRSTVPLHARKGRASYLGPRSVGHQDPGATSTALLFTALERTASGGDA comes from the coding sequence GTGGGAAAAGATCTGGAAGAGGTCGGGAGAAACGGACTGGGCGTGGGACGGCCGGAACGGCTCGACGGGGCCTTCGTGGCGCGGTGGATCGACGACGTCGCTCGGCAGATCCACCGGAACCGCGACTACCTGACCCAGCTCGACGCGGCGATCGGCGACGCCGACCACGGGGTGAACATGGACCGAGGCTTCGCCGCCGCGCTGCGAAAGATCGACGAGGACGCAAGCAGGCCGCCCGGCGCGCTGCTCGAGGTTGTCGGAACCACGCTGGTGATGTCGGTGGGCGGCGCGGCGGGTCCGCTTTACGGCTCGGCCATCCGGCAGATGGGACGGTCGCTCGACACTAGCGAGACGTTCGATGCCGAAGACCTGCTCGTCCTTCTTCGCGCCGCGCTCGAGGAGATCCAGCGGCTCGGCGCCGCGCAGCCGGGCGACAAGACCATCGTCGACGCGCTCGTCCCGGCGATCGATGCGTTCGAGCGCGGCCTGCGATCGGGCGAGGACTTTGCCACGGTGGCGGGGCGCGCGCGGGCCGCCGCGGAGGAAGGCATGCGCTCGACGGTCCCGTTACATGCACGCAAGGGACGCGCGTCGTACCTCGGTCCTCGGAGCGTCGGACATCAGGACCCCGGAGCCACGTCGACGGCGCTCCTGTTCACGGCGCTCGAACGCACGGCGTCGGGTGGTGACGCATGA
- a CDS encoding IclR family transcriptional regulator, translated as MIQSVRRAAAILRELGADQPRLGVTELAERLGLAKATVYGLIRALEEDELVERDVETGKYRLGPALLLLGNAFLDRHELRARSLLWADSLATRTSEAVRVGVPNGTSMLIVHHVFRPDNSLQILEVGATIPWHACALGRATAAHQDEPAIGSFLDGPLPRLTGRTIVELDGLRSSLDAIRRDGVAIENQEAVIGEAEIAAPVFGQVGRVVGAIGVVGPVERLLPEEHVRKDVVAAVKEVARGLSRDLGGARRYARAR; from the coding sequence ATGATCCAGTCGGTACGCCGCGCCGCGGCGATCCTCCGCGAGCTCGGAGCCGACCAGCCGCGTCTCGGCGTGACGGAGCTCGCGGAGCGGCTCGGTCTTGCGAAGGCGACGGTGTACGGGCTGATCCGTGCGCTCGAGGAGGACGAACTCGTCGAGCGCGACGTCGAGACGGGAAAGTACCGGCTCGGGCCGGCGCTACTGCTGCTCGGCAACGCGTTCCTCGACCGGCACGAGCTCCGCGCGCGCTCGCTGCTGTGGGCCGACTCGCTCGCGACGCGAACGTCGGAAGCAGTCCGAGTGGGCGTTCCGAACGGGACGAGCATGCTGATCGTTCACCACGTGTTCCGGCCGGACAACTCGCTGCAGATCCTCGAGGTCGGCGCGACGATCCCGTGGCACGCGTGTGCGCTCGGTCGCGCGACGGCCGCGCACCAGGACGAGCCGGCGATCGGCTCGTTCCTGGACGGACCGCTTCCGCGCCTCACCGGCCGCACGATCGTGGAGCTGGACGGTCTGCGATCGAGCCTCGACGCGATCCGGCGCGATGGCGTCGCGATCGAGAACCAGGAGGCGGTCATCGGCGAGGCGGAGATCGCGGCGCCCGTGTTCGGGCAGGTGGGGCGCGTCGTGGGCGCGATCGGCGTCGTCGGTCCGGTCGAGCGGTTGCTGCCGGAGGAACACGTCCGCAAGGACGTCGTCGCGGCGGTGAAGGAAGTTGCGCGTGGCCTGTCACGCGATCTCGGCGGTGCCAGGCGGTACGCCCGCGCGCGCTGA
- a CDS encoding alpha-hydroxy acid oxidase — protein MLEQRRYLTVDEYEPAARELLPPDVYDYYAGGAGDEWTVAENRRAFERWVIRPRILAGAYPPDASTELLGTSLSCPILIAPWAYQALAHPDGEPATARAAARVGTIMVVSTTALDRLEQVSTASTFPKWWQLYVFTDRELTAEMLRRVHGAGYAGVCFTVDFPVGGLRHRDTRSGFEMPYGTTQSELVFDPHISWRDLAWIRELAPLPLLVKGLMTAEDAKIALDNGVDGIVVSNHGGRQLDGVAAPISVVSEIVAAVEGRIPVLIDGGVRRGIDVFKALALGASAVLVGRPAVWGLTVAGEQGVVDVLTILRAELENAMALAGVRTVGEITPAFVAPA, from the coding sequence ATGCTCGAGCAGCGTCGGTACCTCACCGTCGACGAGTACGAACCCGCCGCGCGCGAGCTGTTGCCGCCGGACGTGTACGACTACTACGCGGGCGGCGCCGGCGACGAGTGGACGGTCGCGGAGAACCGGCGCGCGTTCGAGCGGTGGGTGATCCGTCCGCGGATACTCGCTGGGGCCTACCCCCCGGATGCGTCAACAGAGCTGCTCGGGACGTCGCTCTCGTGTCCGATCCTGATCGCGCCGTGGGCGTATCAGGCGCTCGCGCATCCCGACGGCGAACCGGCGACGGCGCGCGCGGCGGCGCGGGTGGGAACGATCATGGTCGTGTCGACCACGGCGCTCGACCGGCTCGAGCAGGTGAGTACCGCGTCGACGTTCCCGAAATGGTGGCAGCTGTACGTGTTCACGGATCGCGAGCTCACCGCTGAGATGCTCCGCCGGGTCCACGGAGCGGGGTACGCCGGCGTTTGCTTCACGGTGGACTTTCCTGTCGGGGGCCTGCGCCACCGCGACACGCGCAGTGGTTTCGAGATGCCGTACGGCACGACGCAGAGCGAGCTCGTGTTCGACCCGCACATCTCGTGGCGCGACCTCGCGTGGATCCGCGAGCTCGCGCCGCTGCCGTTGTTGGTCAAAGGGCTCATGACGGCGGAGGACGCCAAGATCGCCCTCGACAACGGTGTCGACGGAATCGTCGTGTCGAACCACGGCGGGCGGCAGCTCGATGGCGTCGCCGCGCCGATCTCGGTCGTATCCGAGATCGTCGCGGCGGTAGAAGGTCGGATCCCCGTTCTCATCGATGGCGGCGTCCGTCGGGGGATCGACGTGTTCAAGGCGCTCGCCCTGGGGGCTTCGGCCGTGTTGGTGGGACGGCCGGCAGTGTGGGGACTCACGGTGGCTGGGGAGCAGGGCGTCGTGGACGTGTTGACCATCCTGCGGGCCGAGCTCGAGAACGCCATGGCCCTCGCGGGTGTTCGAACGGTCGGCGAGATCACGCCGGCGTTCGTCGCGCCTGCCTGA